In a genomic window of Pseudomonas mohnii:
- a CDS encoding efflux RND transporter permease subunit, whose product MSISHYCIDRPIFASVISIIITLAGAVAMLKLPVAQYPDITPPQITVAATYPGADAQVVANNVAAPIEQQVNGADNMIYMNSSSSATGNMTLNVFFEIGTDPSLAQVDVQNRVNLALPQLPSAVQSQGIQVQKKSSAFMMVLAVYSAGERYDSTYVANYANLYILDAIKRIPGANQASIFGTPDYAMRIWLKPDRMAQLGITAADVQKAVANQNQQFAVGRVGQSPTGQPVEQSFAVTTKGRLTEPSEFENIILRASNNGAAIVRLKDVGRAELGQKDYSLRSTYQGRPATLIAVYQQPGANALDVSAAVTKTLSDMKATFPEGIEYKIVMDTTDFTRASITEVIRTFFEALVLVVIVVYVFLQSLRATLIPVLAVPVSIVGTFIGMSALGFSVNMLTLFGMVLAIGIVVDDAIVVIENVERNMHVHKMTPKDAAKRAMDEVAGPVVAIVLVLCAVFIPVAFMGGITGQLYKQFAITIAISVVISGLVALTLSPALAALLLKPQHGDKNAFFRWFERNFERLTEGYSRSVAFMIKRFVLALLLFAGMIVLILLMAERIPSAFLPPEDQGYLLGAVIMPDAASLDRTAEVGKVASDFFMNDEAVEGVAIVNGYSLLDGQNKNNAGAFFVGFKDFEERYKDSETIKTQSAPAVIQKAARAFSTVQGGIILPVNPPSIPGLGTTGGMEVWVQSKGDGNADQLAEMVGSLLAKAKERPELGVITSTFNVFSRQLMVDVDREKAESLGVPVEDVYSAMQTMFGSLYVSQFNKFSRLWQVILQAEPAYRLKAEDLQEIFVRSKNLDMVPLKALLTTRYVTGPDLLTRFNNFPAVKLTANPAPGYSSGQALKALEEISAEIMTNDYALALSGEAFEEKKSGGASSQVFIFGLVMVFLILAAQYEKWSLPIGVLLAVPFALFGALLAVLLRGLSNDVYFQIGLTMLVALAAKNAILIFEFAVLNRESGMSAYDAAMTAARERLRPIVMTSLAFILGCVPLAIAVGASENSRHSIGTGVIGGMLAATVIAIFFIPLFYYLVERMFGEKDAVQKPAKPAALTQAPQLPDGAAQNRHEGD is encoded by the coding sequence ATGAGCATTTCTCACTATTGCATCGATCGGCCCATCTTCGCCTCGGTGATTTCCATTATCATCACCCTGGCCGGTGCAGTGGCCATGCTCAAGCTGCCCGTTGCGCAGTACCCGGACATCACGCCGCCACAGATTACGGTGGCCGCGACATACCCCGGGGCCGATGCACAGGTCGTGGCCAATAACGTGGCCGCGCCCATCGAGCAGCAGGTCAACGGCGCCGACAACATGATCTACATGAACTCGTCGAGCTCCGCGACGGGCAACATGACCCTCAACGTTTTCTTCGAAATCGGCACCGACCCGTCCCTGGCCCAGGTCGACGTGCAGAACCGGGTCAACCTGGCCTTGCCGCAACTGCCCTCTGCCGTGCAGAGCCAGGGCATCCAGGTACAGAAAAAATCCTCGGCTTTCATGATGGTGCTTGCGGTGTATTCCGCCGGCGAGCGCTACGACAGCACCTACGTCGCCAACTATGCCAACCTCTATATCCTCGATGCGATCAAGCGGATTCCGGGGGCGAACCAGGCCAGTATCTTCGGCACCCCGGACTACGCCATGCGGATCTGGCTCAAGCCTGACCGCATGGCCCAGTTGGGCATCACCGCTGCCGATGTGCAGAAAGCCGTCGCCAATCAGAACCAGCAGTTCGCCGTCGGCCGGGTCGGCCAGTCGCCAACGGGGCAACCGGTCGAGCAGTCGTTTGCGGTGACCACCAAGGGGCGCCTGACCGAGCCTTCGGAGTTCGAGAACATCATCCTGCGCGCCAGCAACAACGGCGCGGCCATCGTTCGACTCAAGGACGTCGGCCGCGCCGAGCTCGGGCAAAAAGACTATTCCCTGCGCAGCACCTATCAGGGCCGGCCGGCGACGCTGATTGCCGTGTATCAGCAACCCGGCGCCAACGCCCTCGACGTGTCCGCAGCGGTGACCAAGACCCTGTCGGACATGAAGGCCACGTTTCCCGAGGGCATCGAATACAAGATCGTGATGGACACCACGGACTTTACCCGCGCTTCGATTACCGAGGTGATTCGCACCTTCTTCGAAGCCCTGGTGCTGGTGGTCATCGTGGTCTACGTCTTCCTGCAGAGCCTGCGGGCCACGCTGATTCCAGTGCTGGCGGTGCCGGTGTCGATCGTCGGCACGTTCATCGGCATGTCCGCCCTCGGGTTTTCGGTGAACATGCTGACGCTGTTCGGCATGGTGCTGGCCATCGGTATCGTGGTCGACGACGCGATCGTGGTGATCGAAAACGTCGAACGCAACATGCATGTACACAAGATGACGCCCAAGGACGCGGCGAAACGGGCGATGGATGAAGTGGCAGGCCCCGTGGTCGCCATCGTGCTAGTGCTGTGCGCGGTGTTCATTCCGGTGGCCTTCATGGGCGGTATCACCGGTCAGCTCTACAAACAGTTCGCGATCACCATCGCCATTTCCGTGGTGATTTCCGGCCTGGTCGCCCTGACCCTGTCCCCCGCCCTCGCCGCCCTGCTGCTCAAGCCACAGCACGGCGACAAGAACGCCTTTTTCCGCTGGTTCGAACGCAACTTCGAGCGCCTGACCGAGGGCTATTCACGCTCGGTGGCTTTCATGATCAAGCGCTTCGTCCTGGCGCTGCTGCTCTTTGCCGGGATGATCGTGCTGATTTTGTTGATGGCAGAGCGCATCCCCAGTGCATTCCTGCCACCTGAAGACCAGGGCTACTTGCTTGGCGCGGTGATCATGCCCGACGCCGCCAGCCTGGATCGCACCGCTGAAGTGGGCAAAGTGGCCAGTGACTTCTTCATGAACGACGAGGCGGTCGAAGGCGTCGCCATCGTTAACGGCTACAGCCTGCTGGATGGCCAGAACAAGAATAACGCGGGTGCGTTTTTCGTCGGTTTCAAGGATTTCGAGGAGCGTTACAAGGACTCCGAAACCATCAAGACCCAAAGCGCCCCGGCGGTGATCCAGAAGGCCGCGCGGGCGTTTTCCACGGTTCAGGGCGGGATCATCCTACCGGTCAACCCACCGTCCATTCCCGGGCTGGGCACCACCGGCGGCATGGAGGTCTGGGTTCAAAGCAAGGGCGACGGTAACGCCGATCAACTGGCGGAAATGGTGGGCAGTCTGCTGGCGAAGGCCAAGGAACGTCCGGAGCTCGGCGTAATCACCTCCACCTTCAACGTGTTTTCCCGCCAGTTGATGGTCGATGTCGACCGGGAAAAAGCGGAATCCCTCGGGGTGCCGGTGGAAGATGTCTACAGCGCCATGCAGACCATGTTCGGCTCGCTGTACGTGTCCCAGTTCAACAAGTTCAGTCGCCTGTGGCAGGTGATTTTGCAGGCCGAACCGGCCTATCGCTTGAAAGCCGAGGACCTGCAGGAGATCTTCGTGCGCAGCAAAAACCTGGACATGGTGCCGCTCAAGGCCCTGCTGACCACCCGCTACGTCACCGGCCCCGACCTGCTGACCCGTTTCAACAACTTCCCGGCGGTCAAACTCACGGCGAACCCCGCACCCGGTTATAGCTCTGGCCAGGCGCTCAAGGCCCTGGAAGAAATCAGCGCCGAAATCATGACCAACGACTACGCGCTGGCCTTGAGCGGCGAGGCGTTCGAAGAGAAAAAGAGCGGCGGCGCCTCTTCCCAGGTGTTCATCTTTGGCCTGGTGATGGTGTTTCTGATCCTCGCCGCGCAGTACGAAAAATGGTCGCTGCCGATCGGTGTACTGCTGGCGGTGCCTTTTGCCTTGTTCGGCGCTCTGCTCGCCGTCCTCCTTCGAGGCTTGAGCAACGACGTGTACTTCCAGATCGGACTGACCATGCTGGTGGCGCTGGCCGCCAAGAACGCGATCCTTATTTTCGAGTTTGCGGTACTCAACCGGGAGAGTGGCATGTCGGCCTATGACGCCGCCATGACCGCCGCAAGAGAGCGTTTGCGCCCTATCGTGATGACGTCCCTGGCGTTCATCCTCGGCTGCGTTCCGCTGGCCATTGCCGTCGGCGCCTCCGAAAACAGTCGCCACTCCATCGGCACGGGGGTGATCGGCGGCATGCTGGCGGCGACGGTGATCGCGATCTTCTTCATCCCCCTCTTCTATTACTTGGTGGAGCGAATGTTCGGGGAAAAGGACGCCGTCCAAAAACCTGCCAAACCCGCTGCACTGACACAGGCTCCGCAGCTTCCCGACGGCGCGGCGCAGAACAGACATGAGGGGGATTGA
- a CDS encoding efflux RND transporter periplasmic adaptor subunit, whose product MGGVKFSSGFGLPVASLLGICVLLAGCGKEPVSPARKPPEVTVMTVTARDTPVTFEFVAQTQSSREVEIRARVAGFLEKRLYTEGDVVKAGQTLFQMDRKPFEAALLSAQGQLAQQQARWEVAKATLARVKPLAAQNAVSKMDLDNAVGNERETRAAVLAAEGTVRTEQLNLSYTTIASPLNGLSSYAKKQEGSYVTPGESGLLTSVSQMDPMYVNFSLSENETLKYRDEIAAGHLIFPPRSEFIVEVVLADGTVFPNKGKLNFLAPSYSQGTGTFLVRAVLANPDGLLRPGQFVRALAKGASRPNAILVPQKAVLEGARSHFVWVLNAEGKPEQRVVEVGDWQGDNWFINKGLRAGERIVVDGAIRVTPGGPLNIVDAPGAASTGAADGQPAKANGGKSQ is encoded by the coding sequence ATGGGTGGCGTGAAATTTTCCAGCGGTTTCGGCCTGCCAGTTGCCAGTCTGCTGGGGATTTGCGTCCTGTTGGCCGGCTGCGGAAAGGAACCGGTTTCCCCGGCGCGCAAGCCGCCTGAAGTAACGGTCATGACGGTCACCGCCCGCGACACGCCAGTGACCTTCGAATTCGTCGCCCAGACCCAGAGCTCCCGCGAGGTGGAAATCCGTGCTCGCGTGGCCGGATTCCTGGAGAAGCGGCTGTACACCGAAGGCGATGTGGTGAAAGCCGGGCAGACACTGTTCCAGATGGACCGTAAACCCTTTGAGGCCGCGCTGCTGTCGGCCCAGGGTCAACTGGCCCAGCAACAGGCCCGCTGGGAAGTGGCCAAGGCTACGCTGGCCCGGGTCAAGCCACTGGCGGCGCAGAATGCAGTCAGCAAGATGGACCTGGACAATGCCGTGGGCAACGAGCGTGAAACCCGTGCTGCCGTGCTGGCCGCAGAGGGTACTGTGCGTACCGAACAGTTGAACCTCAGTTACACCACCATCGCCTCGCCCCTCAACGGGCTTTCCAGCTACGCCAAGAAGCAGGAAGGCAGCTATGTGACGCCAGGCGAGTCGGGGTTGCTGACGTCGGTGTCACAGATGGACCCGATGTACGTCAATTTCAGCCTCTCGGAAAACGAAACCCTGAAGTACCGCGACGAAATCGCCGCCGGCCATCTCATTTTCCCGCCGCGCAGTGAATTTATCGTTGAGGTAGTTCTGGCGGACGGCACCGTGTTCCCCAACAAGGGCAAGTTGAATTTTCTGGCGCCTTCCTATAGCCAGGGCACCGGCACCTTCCTGGTTCGCGCCGTGCTCGCCAACCCCGATGGCCTGCTCCGCCCCGGCCAGTTTGTGCGAGCACTGGCCAAAGGGGCCTCCCGGCCCAACGCCATTCTCGTACCGCAAAAGGCCGTGCTCGAAGGTGCCAGAAGTCACTTCGTATGGGTCCTCAATGCCGAAGGCAAACCCGAGCAACGGGTGGTTGAAGTGGGTGACTGGCAGGGTGACAACTGGTTCATCAACAAGGGCCTGCGGGCCGGCGAGCGCATCGTGGTCGATGGCGCGATCAGGGTCACGCCGGGCGGGCCGTTGAATATTGTCGATGCGCCTGGCGCCGCTTCCACAGGCGCCGCCGACGGGCAACCGGCAAAAGCCAATGGCGGGAAAAGCCAATGA
- the tspO gene encoding tryptophan-rich sensory protein TspO gives MTFFIFLLACAAAATTGLLFKPGPWYESLVKPGFTPPNWVFPVAWSSIYLLLAWAGYRLSLIPGSQAVLALWAAQIALNTLWTPVFFGAHRLFAAMLILTLLWLVVAAMVLMALRLDVITGLILFPYLAWLCVAAALNFSIWRNNR, from the coding sequence ATGACCTTTTTCATTTTTCTTCTCGCCTGCGCTGCTGCCGCCACCACCGGCCTGCTGTTCAAACCGGGCCCGTGGTACGAGTCTCTCGTCAAACCCGGCTTCACACCGCCCAATTGGGTGTTTCCCGTCGCCTGGTCGTCTATCTATCTTCTGCTCGCCTGGGCCGGATACCGGTTGAGCCTGATCCCTGGAAGTCAGGCGGTGCTGGCTTTATGGGCGGCGCAGATCGCACTCAATACACTCTGGACACCGGTGTTCTTCGGCGCTCATCGCCTCTTCGCCGCCATGCTGATCCTGACACTGCTCTGGCTGGTCGTCGCGGCAATGGTGTTGATGGCATTGCGGCTTGACGTCATCACCGGCCTGATCCTCTTTCCTTACCTTGCATGGCTGTGTGTAGCGGCTGCGTTGAATTTTTCCATCTGGCGCAATAACCGCTGA
- a CDS encoding LysR family transcriptional regulator, with the protein MLQTLSEVDSVTAVAERLWLTPSAVSHRIREAERRLGVSLTERSGGKLRLSPAGVRLERAAKDIIAILNEAESEARSMAGGVTAFVRMGVTSYGPFRWIPKFIKHYSNLRPDIEITLVTVPRNDVYASLMQGRLDVSIIDDGMVPSGVAKLPLFRDDLIAIMATDHPLAGRKNIYAEDFKTYNLVTYSTDRASGWEYDRFFAPASILPRRMITVELIEAIVELVRSGYGISILQRDLVTPSLERGELAWAALNDGLDIAWNAIVRPSEREDSEVNKMVTELSTWIKDTGNPELR; encoded by the coding sequence ATGCTGCAAACCCTGTCGGAAGTCGATTCAGTGACGGCCGTTGCCGAGCGCCTATGGCTGACGCCCTCCGCCGTCAGTCACCGCATACGCGAGGCGGAACGGCGACTGGGTGTGAGCCTGACAGAACGATCCGGAGGAAAACTAAGACTCAGCCCTGCCGGCGTGCGCCTGGAACGAGCCGCCAAGGACATCATCGCGATACTGAATGAAGCCGAGTCCGAAGCCCGGTCCATGGCTGGAGGCGTTACAGCGTTTGTTCGTATGGGGGTCACCTCCTACGGACCGTTTCGCTGGATCCCCAAATTCATCAAGCATTATTCAAACCTGCGCCCGGACATCGAAATCACACTGGTGACGGTGCCGCGCAACGACGTTTATGCGAGCTTGATGCAAGGTCGGCTTGACGTGTCCATTATCGATGACGGCATGGTGCCCAGCGGCGTCGCAAAGTTGCCGCTGTTCCGCGACGATTTGATTGCGATCATGGCCACCGACCATCCCCTTGCGGGAAGGAAAAATATCTACGCCGAAGACTTCAAGACCTACAACCTGGTGACCTACTCAACCGATCGCGCCAGTGGCTGGGAATATGATCGGTTCTTCGCCCCCGCCAGCATCTTGCCACGGCGCATGATCACCGTGGAGTTGATCGAAGCCATCGTCGAACTGGTTCGTTCAGGGTACGGAATCAGCATATTGCAACGGGATTTGGTGACCCCCAGCCTGGAGCGTGGGGAGCTGGCATGGGCGGCCCTGAATGACGGCCTCGACATCGCCTGGAACGCCATCGTTCGCCCCTCCGAGCGGGAAGACAGCGAGGTCAACAAAATGGTTACGGAACTGAGCACCTGGATTAAAGATACTGGAAATCCTGAACTACGCTAA
- a CDS encoding HalD/BesD family halogenase — MSKLAFTPAVTLGDIVDLERYPITNRSHPAYQQLVARSQSLLGEEGVAIFPGFVRDEVVASMADQTLALHPRMFPFRENHTVYFKPQDDSVEPTHPLRRLMSTEKDTVAYADIPTDHLIRQIYQSDDVLSFIRDVLNLDVLYRHADPLAALNLQGFSAGQQLGWHFDRSDFSVTLSLQAATAGGDFEYVRMLRNENDDCYDAVGQFLDNPATQKIEVLPQVPGTLTLFRGRYSLHRVTPVVGDRLRLNAVFAYVDQPNVEFSDYARKLFYGRTSVEPLV, encoded by the coding sequence ATGTCAAAGCTTGCTTTCACCCCTGCAGTCACTCTGGGCGATATCGTCGACCTCGAGCGTTATCCCATCACCAATCGAAGCCATCCGGCGTATCAGCAACTGGTCGCCCGCAGCCAATCGTTGCTGGGCGAAGAAGGCGTTGCGATCTTTCCGGGGTTCGTCCGCGATGAAGTGGTCGCCTCGATGGCGGATCAAACCCTTGCGCTGCACCCGCGCATGTTCCCTTTCCGGGAAAACCACACGGTGTATTTCAAGCCGCAGGACGACAGCGTTGAACCGACGCACCCGCTGCGGCGATTGATGAGCACCGAAAAAGATACGGTCGCCTACGCCGATATCCCGACAGACCATCTGATCCGGCAGATTTACCAATCGGACGACGTACTTTCGTTCATTCGGGATGTACTGAATCTGGACGTGCTCTATCGCCATGCAGATCCATTGGCGGCGCTTAATCTGCAAGGTTTCTCGGCGGGGCAACAGTTGGGCTGGCACTTTGATCGTTCAGACTTCAGCGTGACGCTGTCGCTTCAGGCGGCAACTGCCGGTGGCGATTTTGAGTATGTGCGCATGCTGCGTAACGAGAACGACGATTGCTATGACGCGGTCGGGCAATTCCTCGACAACCCCGCGACACAGAAAATAGAAGTGCTGCCGCAGGTGCCCGGAACGCTGACGTTGTTCCGTGGCCGTTATTCACTGCACCGTGTGACGCCGGTGGTGGGGGACAGGCTCAGGCTCAACGCGGTATTTGCCTACGTGGATCAGCCCAATGTCGAGTTCAGCGACTATGCACGTAAATTGTTCTACGGACGCACGTCGGTAGAGCCATTGGTTTAA
- a CDS encoding glycine betaine ABC transporter substrate-binding protein yields MKYRKNLLASLLTLGVLVASASSQASGWCDSGKSVKFAGLNWESGMLLTDIMKIVLKEGYGCATDELVGNTIILETALASNDIQVFGEEWMERSEVWKKAAAAGKVVAIGSPIIGAVQGWYVPRYVVEGDAKRNKPARAPDLKTVADLSKYPEVFRDAEEPSKGRFYNCPAGWICEQENTEMLKEYGLENTFVNFRPGTGAALDAAVLSSYKRGEPVLFYYWSPTPLMGQIDAIRLEEKPGVDKNVVTKVGISKAFHEQAPELVAVLEKVNIPIELLNQNLARMTRERIESPKLARIFLKEHPEVWHAWVDDAVASKIQAAL; encoded by the coding sequence ATGAAATACAGGAAGAACTTGCTGGCCTCGTTACTGACCCTTGGCGTACTGGTTGCCAGTGCTTCAAGCCAGGCATCAGGGTGGTGCGACTCGGGCAAGTCGGTGAAGTTTGCCGGTCTGAACTGGGAGAGCGGGATGCTGCTCACCGACATCATGAAGATTGTGCTCAAGGAAGGGTACGGCTGTGCAACCGACGAGTTGGTCGGCAATACCATCATTCTCGAGACCGCTCTGGCCAGCAACGACATCCAGGTATTCGGCGAAGAGTGGATGGAGCGTAGTGAAGTCTGGAAAAAGGCGGCGGCGGCCGGCAAGGTCGTGGCGATCGGCTCGCCGATCATCGGCGCCGTTCAGGGCTGGTACGTGCCGCGTTACGTGGTTGAAGGGGACGCGAAACGCAACAAGCCGGCGCGGGCGCCAGACCTGAAGACGGTCGCTGACCTGAGCAAATACCCCGAGGTTTTTCGCGACGCGGAAGAACCATCCAAAGGGCGATTCTACAACTGTCCGGCAGGTTGGATCTGCGAACAGGAAAACACGGAGATGTTGAAGGAATACGGTCTTGAAAACACCTTCGTCAACTTCCGTCCGGGAACCGGTGCAGCCCTGGATGCCGCGGTACTGTCCAGCTATAAGCGCGGGGAACCGGTGCTGTTCTACTACTGGTCGCCGACGCCACTGATGGGACAGATCGATGCGATACGGCTGGAAGAGAAGCCGGGTGTCGACAAAAACGTGGTGACCAAAGTCGGCATTTCCAAAGCCTTCCATGAGCAGGCGCCCGAACTGGTGGCGGTGCTGGAGAAGGTCAATATTCCCATCGAACTGTTGAATCAGAACCTGGCGAGGATGACCAGGGAACGCATCGAGTCGCCCAAACTGGCCCGAATCTTCCTCAAGGAACACCCCGAAGTGTGGCATGCCTGGGTGGATGATGCGGTCGCCAGCAAAATCCAGGCGGCGCTTTAA
- a CDS encoding S-(hydroxymethyl)glutathione dehydrogenase/class III alcohol dehydrogenase: MNKIKSRAAVAFAANQPLQIVEVDVAPPQAGEVRVRIVATGVCHTDAFTLSGADPEGIFPVILGHEGGGIVEAVGEGVTSLAVGDHVIPLYTPECGECKFCRSGKTNLCQKIRATQGQGLMPDGTSRFSYQGQPIFHYMGTSTFSEYTVLPEISLAKIPKDAPLDKVCLLGCGVTTGIGAVLNTAKVEEGASVAIFGLGGIGLAAIIGATMAKAGRIIAIDINPAKFEIARQLGATDFINPRDYARPIQEVIVEMTEGGVDYSFECIGNVQLMRAALECCHKGWGESVIIGVAGAGQEISTRPFQLVTGRVWRGSAFGGVKGRSELPSYVEKSRTGEIPLETFITHTMGLEDINRAFDLMDEGRSIRTVIHFDR, translated from the coding sequence ATGAACAAGATCAAATCACGAGCGGCTGTGGCGTTCGCGGCCAACCAGCCCCTGCAAATTGTCGAAGTCGACGTGGCACCCCCGCAAGCCGGGGAAGTACGGGTCCGGATCGTGGCAACCGGTGTTTGCCATACCGATGCCTTCACCCTGTCCGGTGCCGATCCGGAAGGTATCTTTCCGGTGATTCTCGGCCACGAAGGCGGCGGTATCGTCGAAGCCGTGGGTGAGGGGGTGACCTCCCTCGCGGTGGGCGATCATGTGATCCCGCTGTACACCCCGGAATGCGGCGAGTGCAAATTCTGCCGGTCCGGCAAGACCAACCTCTGCCAGAAGATCCGTGCCACCCAAGGCCAGGGCCTGATGCCGGATGGTACCAGCCGCTTTTCTTATCAGGGGCAGCCCATCTTCCACTACATGGGCACCTCGACTTTTTCCGAATACACCGTGCTGCCGGAAATCTCCCTGGCCAAGATCCCCAAGGATGCACCACTGGACAAGGTCTGCCTTCTCGGTTGCGGCGTGACCACCGGCATCGGTGCGGTGCTTAACACCGCCAAGGTGGAAGAGGGCGCCAGCGTGGCCATCTTCGGCCTGGGCGGTATCGGCCTGGCGGCGATCATCGGTGCGACCATGGCCAAGGCTGGCCGCATCATCGCCATCGATATCAACCCGGCCAAATTCGAGATCGCCAGGCAACTGGGCGCCACCGACTTCATCAACCCCAGGGATTACGCCAGGCCGATCCAGGAAGTGATCGTCGAAATGACTGAGGGCGGCGTCGATTACTCCTTCGAGTGCATCGGCAACGTCCAGCTGATGCGTGCCGCACTTGAGTGCTGCCACAAGGGCTGGGGCGAGTCGGTGATTATCGGCGTCGCCGGTGCCGGGCAGGAAATCAGTACCCGTCCGTTCCAGTTGGTGACCGGTCGCGTCTGGCGCGGTTCGGCTTTTGGTGGCGTGAAAGGGCGCAGTGAACTGCCCAGCTATGTCGAGAAGTCCCGCACGGGCGAAATCCCGCTGGAGACCTTCATCACCCACACCATGGGCCTGGAAGACATCAACCGGGCCTTCGACCTGATGGATGAAGGCCGCAGCATCCGCACAGTCATTCATTTCGATCGCTGA
- a CDS encoding VOC family protein yields the protein MSIFTHVTVGTNDLQKARDFYDKVLGALGQKRLADLDDNGSIWGQDAPSFFVLKPANGAPASLGNGVTVSFEAPDRAAIDAFHAAALANGGTDEGAPGPRGWAPNAYAAYARDLDGNKLAAYCFKPAL from the coding sequence ATGAGCATCTTTACCCATGTCACCGTCGGCACCAACGATCTGCAAAAAGCCCGCGACTTTTACGACAAAGTCCTCGGCGCACTGGGCCAGAAGCGCCTCGCCGACCTGGATGACAATGGCTCGATCTGGGGCCAGGACGCCCCGTCCTTCTTCGTACTGAAACCGGCCAACGGCGCCCCGGCGAGCTTGGGCAACGGTGTCACGGTCAGCTTTGAAGCGCCGGATCGCGCCGCGATCGATGCCTTCCACGCCGCCGCGCTGGCCAATGGCGGCACCGACGAAGGCGCACCGGGTCCTCGCGGCTGGGCGCCAAACGCCTATGCGGCCTATGCCCGCGACCTCGACGGCAACAAGCTGGCGGCGTATTGCTTCAAGCCTGCCTTGTAA
- a CDS encoding cupin domain-containing protein: MSNEQMAPETKGVAVQLLATIDLGPEIEGMAGRQLRMRLVTIEPGGVFGPVHNHVDRPGIVYILQGTITDHRNGTATDYGPGVGWPEDRNTTHWLENRGTVAACEISVDIVRQG, from the coding sequence ATGAGCAACGAACAAATGGCACCCGAAACGAAAGGTGTTGCGGTGCAGTTACTCGCAACGATCGACCTGGGTCCCGAGATCGAGGGCATGGCCGGGCGCCAACTCAGGATGCGTTTGGTGACCATCGAGCCTGGAGGCGTGTTCGGGCCGGTGCACAACCATGTCGACAGGCCGGGCATCGTCTACATATTGCAAGGAACGATCACCGATCATCGAAATGGAACGGCCACCGACTACGGGCCGGGAGTGGGCTGGCCTGAAGACCGGAACACCACCCACTGGCTTGAAAACAGGGGAACGGTCGCGGCGTGTGAGATCTCGGTCGACATCGTCAGGCAGGGGTAA